From Solanum stenotomum isolate F172 unplaced genomic scaffold, ASM1918654v1 scaffold10990, whole genome shotgun sequence, a single genomic window includes:
- the LOC125849803 gene encoding uncharacterized protein LOC125849803 codes for MTNDTTNIATNTTDAPIDSFSPLYIHPSDNPGAMLVPNPFNRTGYRSWRRGVLRSLSVKNKLGFINGKCEKPASNSPNFHLWERCDDMVTSWILNSLGKEIVDSVEYVNDATELWRKLEDRYDQTNGAKLYQIQKEINDLSQGILDITGYYTKMKKL; via the coding sequence ATGACTAATGATACTACCAATATTGCTACTAATACCACTGATGCCCCAATTGATTCGTTTAGTCCATTGTATATACATCCATCTGATAATCCGGGCGCAATGCTTGTACCAAATCCTTTTAATAGAACTGGTTATAGATCATGGAGAAGAGGTGTACTACGTTCTTTGTCAGTAAAGAACAAGCTTGGATTCATCAATGGCAAGTGCGAGAAGCCGGCCAGTAATTCCCCAAATTTTCATTTATGGGAGAGATGTGACGATATGGTCACATCTTGGATTCTAAACTCTTTAGGAAAAGAGATTGTTGATAGTGTCGAATATGTGAACGATGCAACTGAACTCTGGAGGAAATTGGAGGATAGATATGATCAAACCAATGGTGCAAAGCTAtatcaaattcaaaaggaaatcAATGATTTGTCACAGGGAATTTTGGACATAACTGGTTATTatacaaaaatgaagaaacTATGA